The following coding sequences lie in one Musa acuminata AAA Group cultivar baxijiao chromosome BXJ1-8, Cavendish_Baxijiao_AAA, whole genome shotgun sequence genomic window:
- the LOC135587434 gene encoding uncharacterized protein LOC135587434, with the protein MAMENDRRTAGVEEDESDEALEFLLEASKTPGGRAHLASTGALAAALRRVSSDTSSALLPSLRLVRNLCAGDAVHQDAFVELGGPDRIASVLLSTPPASPDVARVALQAIGNLACGGEAQRSAVWARFFPALFLAAARYRDPAVCDPLCMVLDTCCSSEGGHRRLAELCETKTGLPIILEIVTTACRAGHQEEWLDWLLCKVCIEEAYLSRLFQGLASPSTDNSIDAQCRYSFFTREQAFLLGMLSEYLSNRPKDVSMISSPFALEVLKVLDIASAIVDFSSRGSSDVPTGFPAIDVLGYSLTILRHICAWENDIAHATEAPVDLLLSAGLLQLLLRLLGELEPPAIIRKSMTNADHFIQSSTALKVCPYKGFRRDLVSVIGNCLHGRKQVQVEIRQQNAIPLLLQQCVVDEDNPFLREWGLWSMRNLLEGNPENQHEVAQLQLQEPVNTPEIAGIGLRVEIDEKTGHPKLVNIV; encoded by the exons ATGGCGATGGAAAACGATCGACGCACAGCAGGAGTGGAGGAAGACGAGAGCGACGAAGCCCTAGAATTCCTTCTAGAAGCTTCTAAAACCCCCGGGGGACGCGCCCACCTCGCCTCCACCGGAGCCCTCGCCGCGGCGCTCCGCCGCGTTTCCTCCGACACCTCGTCCGCCCTCCTCCCCTCCCTCCGCCTCGTCAGGAACCTCTGCGCCGGGGATGCCGTCCACCAGGACGCCTTCGTCGAACTCGGCGGTCCCGATCGAATCGCTTCCGTCCTGTTGAGCACGCCGCCGGCGTCGCCGGACGTCGCCCGTGTCGCGCTGCAGGCGATTGGGAACCTCGCCTGTGGTGGAGAGGCACAACGGTCCGCCGTGTGGGCCCGCTTCTTCCCGGCCTTGTTCCTCGCAGCGGCTCGGTACCGGGACCCGGCGGTTTGCGATCCCCTTTGCATGGTTTTGGATACGTGCTGTTCATCCGAGGGGGGCCATCGGAGGTTGGCGGAGCTTTGCGAGACCAAGACCGGACTGCCAATTATTCTGGAGATCGTCACCACAGCTTGCCGAG CTGGTCATCAAGAGGAGTGGTTGGATTGGCTCCTTTGCAAAGTTTGCATCGAAGAGGCATACCTTTCACGTCTTTTTCAAGGATTAGCCTCACCAAGTACAGATAACTCCATTGATGCTCAGTGCAGATATTCCTTCTTCACTAGAGAGCAGGCATTCCTTCTTGGAATGCTATCAGAATACTTGAGTAATCGACCTAAAGATGTTTCCATGATTTCCAGTCCTTTTGCACTTGAAGTTCTGAAAGTTCTAGATATAGCTTCTGCAATTGTTGATTTTTCATCTCGAGGAAGTTCTGATGTACCCACTGGCTTCCCTGCAATTGATGTTCTAGGCTATTCTCTTACAATTTTGAGGCATATTTGTGCTTGGGAAAATGATATTGCTCATGCTACAGAAGCCCCTGTCGACTTGTTGCTATCTGCAGGCCTTCTACAACTTCTTTTACGTTTACTTGGTGAACTTGAGCCACCAGCAATTATAAGAAAATCCATGACAAATGCGGATCACTTTATACAGTCATCAACGGCTTTAAAGGTCTGCCCTTATAAGGGGTTCCGGAGAGATTTAGTATCCGTTATTGGAAATTGTCTACACGGAAGGAAGCAAGTTCAGGTGGAGATCAGACAGCAAAATGCAATTCCTTTGCTTTTGCAACAGTGTGTTGTTGATGAAGACAACCCCTTTCTAAGAGAATGGGGACTATGGTCAATGAGAAACTTGCTAGAGGGAAATCCAGAAAACCAGCATGAAGTAGCTCAACTGCAGCTGCAAGAGCCTGTCAATACACCTGAAATTGCTGGAATAGGCCTAAGAGTCGAAATAGATGAGAAAACTGGACACCCGAAGCTGGTAAATATTGTATGA